The DNA segment aaaatattaaatcaatgtaacttaatgattgttttatatcaCATTAACAAGTGAACTGGTAGCAAATAAGTGCTACTTTTGCGTGCAAACAGATACCTAACACCATTTGAAACGAAATACCTTCAAACAAATTGtcgtagaaaattatttttatattttatatttgtttctaaatatattattattaataacatcagTGCGATATCTGATAATTGGTtggagataattaaaatttaatttatgtatatacgataaaatattattttgactaagattttcaattttttatttctaattacgTTAATTAAGTATTACCAGTTTTCCATAACGCTTTATATCATCGTACTGAAGGCGATTCATGTAATATTTGGATATTCTTAGCCACCACTAATTTCTTATAATGACAAACTCACCTTCATGGAGGAAGCCAATCGACGTCGTCTCTTATTGTAATTGATGAGAAATTTCAAACGATGGCACTCGTCAAACGAGCACTTGTCCGTCACcgaatacattaatataaacgcCTCAGCCCAACGTATGTTCGTCTCTAAATTGGCGTATTCACTTTCCTGAAAACAAGAAACCTATTACCTGAAACTGTTATCAGGAAAACACAGATTGATTCTAGAAAAATGTATTAGTcgttattttgataataaaaatataatttcatatataaataatgataagaaatttagaaaatattatcactcACATAAGGATCGCCGGCTGAATCTAGTATTTCGAAATATACTGTCTCGTTATCTATGACGGTTTGAAAGTTATAGATCTTTTCTAAATTGGGATCATATTCGCCAATGAAGCGTCGAGTTATGAATCTAACTACCAGAgctgtaaaacaaatattataaacatattactaatctgtctgtttgttacgTTTTTAGGTATgaagaggtttttttttaaatatataatttaataacttcttGGTGTGATGAACAGCGTTCAGGAGGACGCGATGGCGGATGTTAGTTTTACATACAAGTAACGAATATCAAAGCCAATACTCATCTTATTGGTTCAGCGTTTCCATTGAAACATTTATTAGTGTTTTACATTTTCGTTCGAGCAAATCGTATTCGTAATACGTcgcgtcataaaattatatggctattaaattgtatactCGCAATAAAAACGCTGCTTCCTACATATAGAAAGTAAATAAGAGTGTAAGGTTAAAtcctgttaataatatttggaaaagacgtatgtatgtatgtctgtttaattttttcttataataactacttatggatttttataaaactttttaatgatGCATCTCTATTATAAAGGcgatatacacatatatgtacatttaaggcgtatataatttgattctAAATTCTCGATAGAGAGTGCGGAGCCACGGGAAACAcgtagtattataaataatctatataaatattcttagaagatatatatgtatatatatttcttctacAAACGTTCTAGATATATAAGGTGCGAaggataaacatttttatagttcTTATCTAATCCAAGGGCGCTCTGAACTTCGGATTACAGATAAAATAgcttgtgtaaaaaaaatatcaagctCTCGTGAAAATTCGCGAGTTCAGAAATATTTCAGATGCTTGAAATTTTGtagataaaatgttaatatatgttaGATGAAATTCCTACGAGCGTTTAAcagaatatttgattaatattccTCAAAGTTTGAACTGTgcttagtataataatataagtataagcGCTTCTATTACAATTCGCACAATAAACttaattctaaaaaataactgtttgAAGCAATTTGAAAACAAAGGCTTAGTTTATCTCATCTGTATTAGATAATATccttaatgaaattaaatactatatcaATAAATCTTTAGCAATATAACTTagctgtaaataaatttgatgtcATAAACTAAagagtatgaaaaaaaaatattgagacaaataataactgtattaaatataaatttaataatcatatgATGTACACGAAGGTAAAGCTTGTATTAGAGATGTACAAAGTGACGCAACTATAAGTTTTCTTACCAGATTTTCCGACTCCTGACTGTCCCAAGACCATTACTTTAAAGGGTTTCGGCTTAGGATAGAGGACAAGTTTAGCTAAGGATGATTTCGGAGAAATCGTAGTTGGGTTCATTGTTACGACGGCGACCATCAAGTAAGTTAATTAATTCTGTTAGACCCTTTAACAAGTTTTAATGTTGTActgaaaaaacaattaatatcacTGAGAAACCATACAATTTATAGACAAAAgatcgtaaataataattacattttttatttcgttttatttgaattcgtAATTCAGCTCTTGaacataaattatgatatatctATTTCTATTATACAAACCACTGTTAGATTTAACACATTCATTATAAACATACGTAAAACTTTCCATCTGCtttgaagtttaaatttcgtttaacatttatttttacaaaaatagtatttttgaaGACTTTATAACagatataaatcttatttatgtttatttggaAGCCCAAGATAAGTTTGATACACAGATTCCGATTTCGTAAAATAGCGTCAACGTTGATCATTGAtgctttacatttaaatggagatttaattaaaaaaaaaaacattaacgtatttatgaaaaaaataatctgtaaCTTACAAAACCGAAGAAACTTGCATCCGAACATgtcttcaatatattttagttttcattcacatctatattatgaaatttacgTATTCATTTCTGTGCGTAAGCCGATTCAGTAGCGAGTTACTCGCTAGACGCTCGCTCAGATACTGCGGTTCCCGACATGCCCTCGGCAATCAACTAATGACTTAACcacaattatatgtaaattatatgcaATATCGAATGAGATCTCATAGTAAGGGATCCGAAGCAACGAATATCGCTATTGTTTATGTCtagtttaactatttattaataatacatacacttaattaaattttataatacatataagaagaaattatttcaaactaaataaaatctatcaaACAATGAATtgacagtattttatttaaatataatttctcttGTAACAAGATAATGCTGACAATTTTacggacaaaaaaataaaatccgtttttattataagcgaATTTATGTTCTAGGACCTTTCTCACATTTTCATCTCTTCGCCTTTTCAGGTGGTTTCGTGGTATGACAGCGGTACAGCACGCTCCACTGCGAACCAATGGAAAACCTACCACCTATACATACCTACACAAAACACAAAATTCAAACGACACACAAGCAATCAAAGTATCTGACCTTAGTATTAACGCGATTGCCGTGCCATGTGTCGCCCTCATTAAAATCTGGTCTAATAAATTCGTCCCCACATATTGACGATATTTCCAAATGAGCTGCCGTAATGGGTGCGTGGTACTAGATTATCAGGTGATACAATCCCACGCTCTGTTACcttttgttataacaatgAAGTACAGCCTTGTTTTGTTTCCgtcgtaattatatattaatatgttactgaaaatcgattttatacttaatatttggATGATTTCGGTTCTCgataaagataaagaaaaatttaaacgaaacaattatactttttctatattttttccataaaataaataaaaaatcaatccgCTATTgtttccaatatttttattaacttccaTAGTACGTTCAGGAACAGATAACAGCGAGTcaattaatcatatatatttttaatatactaagtagtaatttaagttataaggTGAGGAAGTGTTCAATCATAAATGGAAACTTCTTTATGATTAAACTAACTATGTTGATTCGACTCTGTTGACTTGAATGCCcttcaaaaatacttttatccaTCTATCTATTGATATGAAAACGTTGAAAGGACCTCGTATATACGACTTCAGAATGATGAGCAGTGATTATACACTTgctaattcataaaattctcTAGCTAGGTTCATagcattatgtttttttttcttgagaTCGTTTGAATTTCTGAGTTTAGATTATGGTCCGACTGCCtttttggtaaataaatacgtaaacttaattattaagaaagttGGCTGAACCTAAAGGTTAAGTTGGTTAAAAAGGCTTATAAGTCATCAGTATTATAAGAGgcttttcataattaaatagagCTTCTTCTagttttttcatatacatggccgtatgttaataaagttagaTTCGCCTCTGCTGAGGCGATTgtcgttgttttatttttaacttctcGTCTCACTCTTGATAGTGTGGCCCTTGTTTAATTAAGTCATTCCTATTTCCTACCAATAGTAAAATCCTGATCTTTTCTCAAATATGTCCCATCATCTCTTTCTATGTTTAAGCATATTTTACGAATACACTTTTTGctgaataaatttcatatttttcagcGCAGGTTAGTCATAGCTTGTAGACGTAGTTGCCTGAGTATACGAGTATGAATTTGCATTCTATAGGTtatattcgtatatttttattaaataattgacaGATTTTACGCTACTTTTCGAGGCCAAAAATCAAATGCATTTCTATATCTACTATAAACGTGAAGCCTATAAGcttgtcatttaaaaatcattttactagtctaatataatattatagatattcATCCTAACGTTTCGCTAcagaactttaaataaatgacaattaatttttattaagcttTAAAGTTTAACTTAGACCGTGTTTTATGTCAGCGCAACTATAATACTCGATTTAATAGTCCataaaaaccattttaaaagatataaaaataaaatttcatttcattggAAATTATTCCAGTTTAAATAGTctgattttgttataaaatatattacactattatataatattatataatatttaaattataaacaacaaaGCAGATTGTCATATTCCTATCGAGCATTTCCTTGTTATGTCATTGTCATATAGAAAATGAAGAACAATATGCACTTGAAACGTTGCAGGCCTTTTACCTCGTGTAATATGTTGCTAAACAGTAAACAGCTTTATATTTAGAGATTAGTTTAATATCTAGACACATACGccttatctatatttataaatacaatgctAACAAAGGCTAGATTCAATCAAATTTGTAATATGATTGATGTATGCGAAAGTTGTTGATCGCTTGGCGTGAATgttccatttattttataattattagttaaaatatacataataataaataaaaatatttcgagcTAAATTACTAACAAAGCAAATGTAAATAGGAATTCTATGGGCTGGTCAGAACaagtttatttcttatttatttttctatttttattcagtattCTGAGTAGCCCTATAAATCTCACATTGTAAGTACTTTAAAAGATGTTTCGTAAAGATCCCCTCTGAAAgggttttaagtatttaaaataattaaaagaattgtTTTTGAGTAATTTGCCGctacaatttctttatttaaggATACAAATCTCAGTCTATTACTTAGTATTGTtgtatgttacaaaaaaaaaacattatttatttcaagaagAAATTATATCTAAGTTCGAACTATAGAATCCAGGCGATAAGTCATGTAAATtagactaatatttttcggattactacgcgtattttattattttaaaaactacatactcccgacgctaagtttcggttactttgcagctcGTACTGAAACTGAAAGAAAATTCGTAGTTTAAAAAACGTACGCAAGATAATAAGtaactatttataagataataataaggaTATTTAAGTCACCTCTTATTTAtgactaaatttttttaaagtactaaaactaacattattcttaataataattgatgtgtttaaaactattttattctatgtaacttttaaattaattctttttgctTCCTTGGTACCCTACATCTACATTTACATGCAAATACCCCTTACATATTCATCAATATATTTGAGTCATAACTTCAGTAAATACTTCGCACGAATACAGGTACCGTAATAATACTTCATTTAGTATATTcagtgtttaattttaaaatgctcaGCATCCGCGTGACGATGTCAAAGCGAATGGGGCTAATACagtgaaatcaaaataaaagcatGGCCACCAGGATAAAGTTTTTCGCTAGGAAAAAGCATAgtccttttattttaataaagtgtaGTATGTAATATTGGTAGGCTCTTTATCACACCATAGAGACTTCTTCCAATCCTACAACTCTTTtaagttagtttttattaaattctttaaaaaagtcTCTTTTGAACCTATTTCCATGAATATATTTCATCTTACGcgtacttatttaaaaatatataactttttatgctatccaaaatatttatgtaaaagtaaactttgaattaatttaaatcttttattacgAACTTATACAAGTGAAATGATCAACCGGaaatacctatattttatgaataagttGTAGGTACGCGAAAGATTTCTCCTATATAAattcgattttatttaaatcggatATAACATCAAGAACAACGTGATTATTGGATTAATTTATCGACGAACTTCTTCGTATTCGAAATTGaatttgatgtatttttttctatcacgctatatacattaatattataccttcaacgtaaaattaatagggatgtttatttaatatataagttatatatcatatgttcgttattttaagataacctTGAACTTATTTACCGACATCTCATTTCCTACAACGCTTAATGTGTCAGGACTGATCAATGAATCGtcaacaatatttacaaacaatttatgatttgcatatctatttataatggatactctttatatatataacaatgaaaacaaattctGGATTTCTTTTTAGATTTATTCCgtgataacatttatttaggtAGAAAACGAAGAACATAGTATGTTATAGAACAGGAGGCGTCATTTAGGAATAAAAGAATtctacacttttttttaacacctATTTTTAATTGCTGTCGAAATATGAAAATTCCCACTCTAAAGTtgtcttaaataatacatatgcCATAATGGATGGATTTTTCTGTGGTATTCTAATAGATAACtacaactataaataaaataaggtacATACCTTTGTTACTGTTgacttacatatttttaactacgTCCCAATAGAATacaatgagaaaaaatatatattaaatctcgATTATATTGCctttttctttgtttgttcGCAGACCTGTGTGTGTTTGCGTCTAGAATTCTCCCAGAAAGAACTCTTTGAATAACGAACACGTGTGTAAAAAAATTCCGCCAAAGATACATATTTGTCTTCACAGATGTTTCGGAAGGCCCATCATACAATGTTGTGTATTATCTTCAAGACAACTTTTTCAATGAAACCTTCcaatatgattaatttttttataacttttcgaTACTTATGGTCATGtttcaagtattttttgtcacttatattttactttatcagATTATACAACcagaactatttttaataattacccTTTCAATTTGTTAGAATTGTGTTCAAATCAGATCGGTATTTCtcttttaatctttaaattaaatattaaaataataatccattaagttaatttttgaTGTGTTTAAGTAAATCCTTAATCCTCGAACATCTGCTACACCTACAGCTGTATATGGGTAGGTTACAGGTTAGGTTACAGCTTGTCGCCAGGACGatcaagtattgtttatgttctttaaatcattttttttgtgCGTTTATTACCAAAAATTATTGGATTAAATGcataaacgaaaataaaattagtgtgTGGTTTgtccaaataattattttgcctTAATAATGCACTTTAAAGATTGAAGCtctcattaaatgtaaaattaacgcGTATAATGAATGAACACCTCGTCGatgttaatttaaacagtATGTAGCTAAATTACCaagttcattatatattcttaattatttctcataattactgaacttaaaaaaataatttgtgtcTTTTGTAAAAACATGTAATACGTTTATTGTAATCTAAAACCTAAACagtactttttgttttaatatcgaATATCAATATCGATACTTACAGTTTGAGAACTGtaagtaatttttcaatatattactgactattattataagtaactaTTCAATATTCTATCTGTGAGCAAATAAACctaaaaataagtttcaaaTAATAGACACTCCATCAGAGTTGAAATTCACAAAAGCCCTCGGGTATAtcagtaaaaataaagtttccaAAACTTGTCATCGATCGcttatatgacaaaaaaagtTCCTTAGGTTTCAAAGTCAACATTTCGGATTCTTTGAGTTTtccacaacaaaaaaaaaataggattcatcaaaactgtaacataaaaaattagagaccctaaaagtattaaatttttttatgacttttttttctaagaaaatgttgatccaacaatttttttggtgCTCACAAATGACACTTAATATGGATGATCTTAATTTTTAGTTGATTTAATCCAGATAAAAATTGCAATGATCAGGTGTTCCAGGTAATATTAAGCGACTACCGTTGCACAAGTTCATGTGCAACATACGGGGAATTGCAAATAATTTGCCGACCTTGCTTGTGTAGGAATCTGTATAAACGATTCCTAAGGGAAATCCTCggaattattcaaataattcatGAAAACCGAAATTAAGGCATTATATCGAATAAAGCCTTTGAACAAATCCCATTGTACAGACGATGGAACACACAATAAACGACCTGAGTTCAAGTGCTCCTGTTTTTAAGCAAGTGTTATACGATCAATTGAACagataatacttttttaagtatttattcgATTCAGTCAATCCTCCAGTACGGTGACAAAAATCTTCCAAACACTATTCAagcaattacaaaataatattgtggTTATAAAAGACTGCAAAAAATGATGACTTGTGTTAACTAGACTGTAATAAGACAATAAGTGATACTTAGAGAGCCTTGAGAAAAAAGAAGAAATTGAAAGCGAACTTAACAGTATATATAAGCTTGCAATATTAGaagaaattaacatataagtttaataaattaatgatatatatgcGTAGGtgctttattaataataggaATCATCGTGGAGATAGAACAATATAcctactatattattataaatgcgaaagtagcTCTTTCTGTCTGTCTATCTGCTATGTTTTCATGTCTAAACTGCTGAACCAATTTTGATGAggcttggtatataaataggtGGGACCCTGGAGAAAAACATAGGCTACCAAACCCGATCCCGATGCCGACCCCGATCCTAAAAATACAGGGGTGGAACCATGAAGTGCAATTCGGGTTCAGTGGCGGTAGTGGCAGTGAAAATTCTCTGATGTTAACGCGGATGGTGTCGCAGGCAATAGCTAGTATTCCTATAACATTCTATTGGAATAGATGGATGGAATAGTATGgctctatttaattttcaatttaagtaacaaaattttacaaaaatttaaaaaacccaTTTACTGTATAATCGTCATTTAACATTTGGGTACACTGGCACGCGTGACGAATTTTATCGAATAATGACTGGCCAAAAATGATGTACCTATTTTTGGGAAAGAGTTGATACTTTGCTGGATtgatattaatcaaatatagtTGGCGaactatttcaaaataaactgGCTTTCAAATAAACCGCATCAAAATCGGTCTATTCGTTTTAAATCTAAGAAGCCAAAGACATACACACATTCACTTCAAACTTCTAAAACCCCTAATTATGtgttgtgatttaaaaaactacgcttattttttatcacatgTCGTGCGAAACAGTGTGCTTAATATAATGGACAAATTAACCTCTTAGGAACGAAAATTCACAACCTTAAgatgacttttttattatacaaatttcctttagattttaaatttcatgcaATTCGGAAGACGTTCTTTATgaacaaaatcattttattaaatcctttttagaacatataaaaatataaagattttatcaatgaaaaagtatagaaaaagatattatttcaataggaATTATTGATACTACACCTATTGGTTTACCCAAGGAAGCTGttaaaattcagttttaatatCGGACTTTTgctctttaaaatatctattttcatagagtgcttttaaaatatgtgttgttttaaattttttcttgttttggCAATAGTAATGTAAGGTGTCTAATTATAAGAAACCTGTGGCTTGACAAATGACAGTTTAACACTGACATCGATAGAGATTAGAAAAAACCTTTCAGTTTTTGTGACTGACAGCAGACAGTCTTTACCGACAGGCGACAATAAGTGATTATTCCCTGGGTCTAAAAACCTTAAGTAGTtggttatttatatcaaaatctaaacatatataagtaaatatcgCAATGACACCTGAAGAaactatagaaaattttaaattattagggCTAAGTGAACAAAAGGCtaaagaaactttaaaaaatgccAACGTTACAAAGAGCCTGCTGGCTGTATTAAATGAGGTTATATTTCTCCAATTTCATTTatactctttaaaataataaagtatatgaagaatttattttatgtaatacatataattattttaggtcgatgttaaaaatatacccaGCGGATCGGGTTTACTACTTTACCATCTggctacaaaaataaagccaCAAATCGCCGACAAACTAtcatttgtatgtaaatatatagcaAATGGAGATTTGGATTCCACACTAAGAGTAGATGCAGCATTAGATTACCTTTTAGCAAATGTTAATGAttcaaatgttaattttgagaaatttGTTGATGCTTGTGGTATCAATGTGGTGATAACTCCTGAACAAGTGGAACAGGCTGTGGAGAAACATATGGCAAAGTATAAAGAGGAATTATTAGCTAAGAGGTACCATTTCAACTCTGGTATAATCATGCAAGCTGTGAGAGCTGATCTTAAATGGGCTGATGGCAAGGCTATTAAAAATGAAGTTGACATTcaggtaataaaattatagttaagaTATTTAGCTAGAAAGAATCATTGAActcaaagaattttattaatggatTTACTTTATCACAGATTCTGGATTTGTTAGGTCCAAAAACAGATGCTGATTTGGCTCCAGTACGTAAAgcggaaaaaaaatctaaaggaGATGGGAATAAAAAGCCTAAATTAGATGAAAACCAAGGTCAGAAATACATTTCTTACATAAATTCTTAATCATATTGAAAGTAAACTATCTAATAAATCAAACAACAGGTTCGAAACCCACAGATTTGTTGTCTGCATCAGGAGATATTGTTAGTGCATTGTCAGTGCCAGAGTTGATGAAGAAGTTACCCTTCCACGCTCCCGGCGAAAACTTTAAAAGTGATGGTTATGTTGTGACGCCAAACACAAAGAAGCTTCTAGAAGAACATGTTAAAGCTACAAAAGGCAAAGTAAGAACCCGTTTTCCTCCGGAGCCGAATGGCATCCTTCATATAGGACATGCAAaggctattaatattaactttggATATGCCGCGGCCCATGACGGTATTTGCTTTTTGAGGTATGACGACACCAACCCTGAAAAGGAAGAAGAGAAATTCTTTGTAGGAATAAAGGATATGGTGGAGTGGTTAGGTATATTATTTCCTaaacataaacaatttattgcttctgatttacataataatttgttaaccattttattctaatttgcTTTACAGAGAAACCTTTTAGttgcaaaattattatgttaaaaccatagagaaaatatagaatgaaaaattcattgatACAAATAGGCTTGGATCATGCATTACGAACAAAGTCTTGTAATGCAACTGACCTCAATATTCCGGACATTGGACAGTTGAATACTTCTTGTGTCAATGACctttcattttatgttttccaTTCCACTTGTAGTTTTGCTCAATACTGCATGaaacttaaataacataataatagacccacatgtttaattttcaatactcCATTTTCAGGATACAaaccatataaaattactcaCTCATCCGATTACTTTGACCAGCTATATGAGTGGGCtgtgaaattaataaagaaggATTTAGCTTACGTTTGCCATCAAAAGTCCGAGGAGATCAAGGGTTTCAATCCTCCCCCATCGCCCTGGAGAAATAGACCAGTTGAGGAAAGCTTACAACTATTTGAGGTGAAtggaaatttattacttactatTTTGCTTGTATATTAgagatacaattatatttagcaAATATCTAGAATATCTTATTTGTTGgaacaaaaattatgtgtaactatatttgtattataaatatgtatataattacaattttttttttcattatcaacAACTTGTCCAAAAAGTAAAACAAGTTTTAAGCAATTTTAATCATCTTCTTTCTTTAATTTGTACTTCAGGACATGAAAAATGGGAAACTTGATGAAGGGGAAGCAACTCTCAGAATGAAAATTACCCTAGAAGAGGGTAAACAGGACCCCGTAGCATACAGGATAAAATTCAAACCTCACCACAGAACTGGCAATAAGTGGTGTATTTACCCCACATATGATTACACACACTGCCTCTGTGACAGCATTGAGAATATTACCCATTCACTATGCACCAAGGAGTTTCAGTCAAGGAGGTATAAATTACTGTTTCCTCATTGCATTCAGTATATTatacagaaaaatttaatggATACTGTGGAACAATTAGACAGAAGACAAACAAATACgggagataataaaaataaaattattaggtcATGAATAAATCAGCttagaaatgtaaatattttaattgtttttttctctCTTCAGGTCTTCATACTACTGGTTATGTAATGCTCTAGATATTTACTGTCCCGTCCAATGGGAGTACGGAAGATTGAATGTTAACTACACAGTGGTGTCTAAAAGGAAGATCGCTAAACTCATAGAGCAGGGCATCGTCAGTGGTATGTACTCTATTAAGaaagatttattatacatttgtataaattttactttgtagGTTAGTGATAAAATCTTCATAGTATATGTctcattgaaaacaaaatcaataatattgacaAGATAGATAGAGAtggatataaaaacaattgtcGTTCTTGACTTCAGATATTTTGCTTTTAGTTTCTCTTTCTTATTGTTAGATTTGATAGAGAGAGACCGCAGATGCGTTAGAGTGAGACGACACGATTTGAACCTATATCTGATGTAAATTTTCTTGTGCTACAGCTATTGAGGCTAGTGttcatgttattataaacCCTGTTACAGACTGGGACGACCCTCGTTTGTTCACGTTAACATCTCTCCGTCGTCGCGGTGCCCCGCCCCAAGCTATCAACTCCTTCTGCGCTGGTCTTGGCGTGACCGGGGCGTCGGGTGCTCTCGACCCCAGCGTGCTAGACGCCGCTATCAGAGACGTACTTAATGTTACAGCACCCAGGTATGGACCTTATACTACACCCCTTGTCCTAAGtgactaaaacaaaaactagtaATCTGTACTCACATGGGTGACTAATGTGTATGTAGATGCATTT comes from the Danaus plexippus chromosome 15, MEX_DaPlex, whole genome shotgun sequence genome and includes:
- the LOC116766273 gene encoding probable glutamine--tRNA ligase isoform X2, giving the protein MTPEETIENFKLLGLSEQKAKETLKNANVTKSLLAVLNEVDVKNIPSGSGLLLYHLATKIKPQIADKLSFVCKYIANGDLDSTLRVDAALDYLLANVNDSNVNFEKFVDACGINVVITPEQVEQAVEKHMAKYKEELLAKRYHFNSGIIMQAVRADLKWADGKAIKNEVDIQILDLLGPKTDADLAPVRKAEKKSKGDGNKKPKLDENQDLLSASGDIVSALSVPELMKKLPFHAPGENFKSDGYVVTPNTKKLLEEHVKATKGKVRTRFPPEPNGILHIGHAKAININFGYAAAHDGICFLRYDDTNPEKEEEKFFVGIKDMVEWLGYKPYKITHSSDYFDQLYEWAVKLIKKDLAYVCHQKSEEIKGFNPPPSPWRNRPVEESLQLFEDMKNGKLDEGEATLRMKITLEEGKQDPVAYRIKFKPHHRTGNKWCIYPTYDYTHCLCDSIENITHSLCTKEFQSRRSSYYWLCNALDIYCPVQWEYGRLNVNYTVVSKRKIAKLIEQGIVSDWDDPRLFTLTSLRRRGAPPQAINSFCAGLGVTGASGALDPSVLDAAIRDVLNVTAPRVMVVLEPLKITIVNFPTDKPVKIEVPDFPTEPERGSHTVILDRVLYIEASDFKEKEEKGYRRLTPTQSVGLRHAGYVITVNNVIKDSTGKVTELECTCETSDVAKKPKAFIHWVSKPVTVEVRLYELLFEHKNPEDTSEVPGGFLSDCRKNSLEVVKAYADSSIQGAKVYDKFQFERIGFFSVDPDSTSNEIVFNRTVSLKEDANK
- the LOC116766273 gene encoding probable glutamine--tRNA ligase isoform X1: MTPEETIENFKLLGLSEQKAKETLKNANVTKSLLAVLNEVDVKNIPSGSGLLLYHLATKIKPQIADKLSFVCKYIANGDLDSTLRVDAALDYLLANVNDSNVNFEKFVDACGINVVITPEQVEQAVEKHMAKYKEELLAKRYHFNSGIIMQAVRADLKWADGKAIKNEVDIQILDLLGPKTDADLAPVRKAEKKSKGDGNKKPKLDENQGSKPTDLLSASGDIVSALSVPELMKKLPFHAPGENFKSDGYVVTPNTKKLLEEHVKATKGKVRTRFPPEPNGILHIGHAKAININFGYAAAHDGICFLRYDDTNPEKEEEKFFVGIKDMVEWLGYKPYKITHSSDYFDQLYEWAVKLIKKDLAYVCHQKSEEIKGFNPPPSPWRNRPVEESLQLFEDMKNGKLDEGEATLRMKITLEEGKQDPVAYRIKFKPHHRTGNKWCIYPTYDYTHCLCDSIENITHSLCTKEFQSRRSSYYWLCNALDIYCPVQWEYGRLNVNYTVVSKRKIAKLIEQGIVSDWDDPRLFTLTSLRRRGAPPQAINSFCAGLGVTGASGALDPSVLDAAIRDVLNVTAPRVMVVLEPLKITIVNFPTDKPVKIEVPDFPTEPERGSHTVILDRVLYIEASDFKEKEEKGYRRLTPTQSVGLRHAGYVITVNNVIKDSTGKVTELECTCETSDVAKKPKAFIHWVSKPVTVEVRLYELLFEHKNPEDTSEVPGGFLSDCRKNSLEVVKAYADSSIQGAKVYDKFQFERIGFFSVDPDSTSNEIVFNRTVSLKEDANK